The following proteins come from a genomic window of Chlamydiales bacterium:
- a CDS encoding ribonuclease HII codes for MKETKQNQKLLECIPKIEQSRLLYLIELEQKIQAKGFSRIAGIDEAGRGPLAGPVVAAATVFRKQVFFSGLNDSKLLTPSKRKALYQDIIQHPDLDYATGIVEPLVIDEINILQATLYAMRKAVESLSEQPDYLLIDGNVNLHIENIQSEALIRGDQRSQLIAASSIIAKETRDKLMMDYHRLYPEYGFDQHKGYGTKKHCLALAKYGPSPIHRKTFHLKKKYD; via the coding sequence GTGAAAGAGACAAAACAGAATCAGAAACTATTGGAATGCATACCAAAGATTGAGCAATCTCGTCTCTTATATCTGATAGAATTAGAACAGAAGATTCAAGCAAAAGGTTTTAGTCGAATTGCAGGAATTGATGAAGCAGGAAGAGGGCCTTTAGCTGGTCCTGTAGTTGCAGCAGCTACGGTTTTTAGAAAACAAGTATTTTTCTCAGGATTGAATGACAGTAAGCTTTTAACCCCTAGTAAACGTAAAGCTCTCTACCAAGACATCATTCAGCATCCTGATTTGGACTACGCAACTGGAATAGTCGAACCATTAGTTATAGATGAGATCAATATTTTACAAGCGACTTTATATGCTATGCGTAAGGCAGTTGAATCTCTTTCTGAACAGCCAGACTATCTCTTAATTGATGGGAATGTAAATTTACATATAGAAAATATTCAGTCTGAAGCTCTTATTAGAGGGGATCAACGATCTCAGTTAATTGCAGCTTCCTCTATTATTGCAAAAGAAACAAGAGATAAATTGATGATGGATTATCATCGGCTTTATCCTGAGTATGGCTTTGATCAGCATAAAGGATATGGAACGAAAAAACATTGTTTAGCTCTTGCAAAATACGGGCCTTCGCCTATTCATCGAAAGACGTTTCATCTAAAAAAAAAATATGATTGA
- the gmk gene encoding guanylate kinase: MSKNLLGNRNQGILFVISAPAGTGKSTLVEMILKEFPDQIAKSRSCTTRDPRPQEVLTHHYDFISITDFHQKITSGEFLEQVEVFGNYYGTRKEEVADLQEQGKHVLLIIDTQGAMQIMKKIPAVFIFIAPPSFKELRNRLVKRSTENDQKIQERLLWAKQEMRFACFYDYYIVNDDLEVTYQILRSILIAEEHKRR; the protein is encoded by the coding sequence TTGAGTAAAAATCTATTAGGAAATAGAAATCAAGGGATATTATTTGTGATTTCAGCTCCTGCTGGAACTGGAAAATCCACTCTTGTGGAAATGATTTTAAAAGAATTTCCAGATCAGATTGCTAAGAGTCGTTCATGTACCACTCGTGATCCGCGTCCTCAAGAAGTTTTAACACACCATTATGATTTTATTTCCATCACCGATTTTCATCAAAAAATAACTTCTGGAGAATTTCTTGAACAAGTCGAAGTCTTTGGGAATTACTATGGGACGCGAAAAGAAGAAGTAGCTGATCTTCAAGAACAGGGGAAACATGTTCTTTTAATTATTGATACTCAAGGAGCTATGCAGATTATGAAAAAAATTCCTGCGGTGTTTATTTTTATTGCTCCTCCTTCCTTTAAAGAACTTAGAAATCGTTTAGTCAAGCGATCTACAGAAAATGACCAAAAGATTCAAGAGCGTCTTTTATGGGCAAAACAAGAGATGCGTTTTGCTTGTTTTTATGATTATTATATTGTGAACGATGATCTAGAAGTTACCTATCAAATTCTACGCAGCATTCTTATTGCTGAAGAGCACAAAAGGAGATAA
- a CDS encoding YicC/YloC family endoribonuclease — protein MSNAFQLNSMTAYGRGTYSSDYGRLSLEIQSTNHRYLEFQMNLPRFFTFYEIPLRKKITNYLGRGMVRVLVNWQADPQIPTQVIPNLSLLRSLKRAWEEAAYELGLEEKIDLHLLAHEKHFLSFKEKLPPEELLYKGLESSLEEALDMLLEMRKKEGGLLAQDLYKRMQNIETLIETIEEEAPKKVKNYHDKLIKRVEEFLTGQTENEERILREVVLFAERIDISEEIIRFKSHMTQFLEVIKTPLVKRDETRGKTLDFLIQELNREINTIGSKSMNVVVNKRVVEVKSELEKIREQTQNIE, from the coding sequence ATGTCAAACGCTTTCCAATTAAATAGCATGACGGCTTATGGACGTGGAACTTATTCCTCTGACTATGGGCGTTTATCTTTAGAAATTCAAAGCACGAATCATCGTTATCTTGAATTTCAGATGAATTTACCTCGTTTTTTTACCTTTTATGAGATTCCTTTACGGAAGAAAATCACCAATTATCTTGGAAGAGGTATGGTGAGAGTTCTAGTCAATTGGCAAGCTGATCCCCAAATACCTACTCAAGTGATTCCCAATCTATCTTTGTTAAGAAGTCTCAAAAGAGCTTGGGAAGAGGCTGCATATGAACTTGGATTAGAAGAAAAAATTGACTTGCATTTACTAGCTCATGAGAAACATTTTCTATCTTTTAAAGAGAAGCTTCCTCCAGAAGAGTTATTATATAAAGGATTAGAATCAAGTTTAGAGGAAGCTCTTGATATGCTTTTAGAGATGAGAAAAAAAGAAGGAGGCTTGCTGGCACAAGATCTCTATAAGCGTATGCAAAACATCGAAACATTAATAGAAACAATTGAGGAAGAGGCGCCTAAAAAGGTAAAAAACTATCATGATAAATTGATTAAACGAGTCGAAGAGTTTTTAACTGGGCAGACCGAAAATGAAGAGAGAATTCTTCGTGAGGTGGTTTTATTTGCTGAACGTATTGATATCTCAGAAGAAATTATACGATTTAAGAGTCATATGACTCAATTTCTTGAAGTCATTAAAACACCATTAGTGAAAAGAGATGAAACACGTGGTAAAACATTGGATTTTTTGATTCAAGAGCTCAATCGGGAGATCAATACTATTGGATCAAAATCGATGAATGTTGTTGTTAATAAGAGAGTCGTAGAAGTAAAAAGTGAATTAGAAAAAATTCGGGAGCAAACACAAAACATTGAGTAA
- a CDS encoding methylated-DNA--[protein]-cysteine S-methyltransferase, with the protein MKPHILYTSQFASPIGSMTAIADEEALLFLDFSDSQELKNYHQFNLKELVEEKSTTPLRMIEKEMQLYFQGKQIEFRTPIKMFGSSFKKQVWHALQKIPFGKTCSYSDIACRMNHPKATRAVGNANKMNPLVIIIPCHRVICHNHTLGGYRGGIMRKKWLLNHESHDKNKVI; encoded by the coding sequence TTGAAACCGCATATACTCTATACAAGTCAGTTTGCATCCCCAATCGGTTCGATGACAGCAATTGCTGATGAAGAAGCTCTTCTTTTTCTAGATTTTTCTGATTCTCAAGAACTTAAAAACTATCATCAATTTAATTTAAAGGAGTTAGTCGAAGAAAAATCTACTACACCACTACGAATGATTGAAAAAGAAATGCAGCTCTATTTTCAAGGGAAACAGATTGAATTTCGCACTCCTATTAAAATGTTTGGATCCTCTTTTAAAAAGCAAGTATGGCATGCACTCCAAAAAATTCCATTTGGGAAAACCTGTTCATATTCTGATATTGCCTGTCGAATGAATCATCCAAAAGCAACACGTGCTGTTGGTAATGCAAATAAAATGAATCCATTAGTCATTATTATCCCTTGTCATCGAGTCATTTGTCATAATCATACTCTTGGAGGATATCGAGGGGGAATTATGAGAAAAAAATGGCTCCTTAATCATGAGTCTCATGATAAAAATAAAGTCATCTGA
- a CDS encoding co-chaperone GroES, giving the protein MTEQAIQTKLKPLGNRVLVKRLEAEEKAKGGIILPDTAKKKQETAEVIAIGTGKKDKSGNLIPFPVRLGDKILMEKYSGTEVTLDGEDYVILGTDDIIAIVE; this is encoded by the coding sequence ATGACAGAACAAGCTATACAAACAAAACTCAAACCTTTAGGAAATAGAGTACTAGTCAAAAGACTAGAAGCTGAAGAAAAAGCAAAAGGAGGAATCATTCTTCCTGATACAGCAAAAAAAAAGCAAGAAACCGCTGAAGTAATAGCAATTGGAACTGGAAAAAAGGACAAGAGCGGTAACCTCATTCCCTTTCCTGTAAGGTTAGGAGATAAGATTTTAATGGAAAAATACTCAGGAACTGAAGTTACTCTGGATGGCGAAGATTACGTTATTTTGGGTACTGATGATATTATCGCAATTGTTGAATAA
- the metG gene encoding methionine--tRNA ligase, protein MKKILITSALPYANGPLHFGHIAGAYLPADCYARFERLRGNDVLYICGSDEYGVAITLSAEIARQTPKEHVDHFHQVIKNFFDKLWIDFDYFSRTTSPTHIPIVQDFFHDLKANGYIEAIETEQLYSEIDKRFLADRYVIGTCPRCGFEEARGDECMKCGASYETSDLKKPRSKITGKSLGWKKTTHWFMRFDRFKEQLASFISNRSWKANVVHFAQAYLDDLRPRAITRDLEWGIPVPLKEAVGKVFYVWFDAPIGYISATQDWAKERGNPEAWKSYWCDPQTKYVQFIGKDNIPFHAIFFPAMILGQNSPYKLVDDLVANEFYNFEGRQFSKSEGWVIDIEDFFSYFHSDQIRYVIAANAPETSDTEFTWRDFQTRCNSELLGKLGNLVNRVLIFVQNHCNRRIPQYERMQDIDHRFLEKINELTDDIEHAYAAYKMRRASQLIMELAQIGNTYFDAKTPWKDIKDQKYSSLQTTIGLSFVLLKALALTSFPIMPQTGEKIWKMIGFQKPLELYSWKTVIEMSCEIGKVLPVPSLLFQKVEDEIIEMQINKIRDVKKKCI, encoded by the coding sequence ATGAAAAAAATCTTAATTACTTCTGCTTTACCTTACGCAAACGGTCCTTTACACTTTGGTCATATTGCCGGAGCTTATTTGCCAGCAGATTGTTACGCTCGTTTCGAGCGGCTTCGTGGAAATGATGTACTTTATATCTGCGGATCTGATGAATATGGTGTTGCAATTACTTTAAGTGCTGAAATTGCAAGACAGACTCCTAAAGAGCATGTAGACCATTTTCATCAAGTAATAAAGAATTTCTTTGATAAATTGTGGATTGATTTTGATTATTTTTCACGTACAACATCGCCAACACATATCCCTATTGTGCAAGATTTTTTTCATGATCTTAAAGCTAATGGTTATATTGAAGCAATTGAGACTGAACAGCTTTATTCTGAAATTGACAAACGTTTTCTAGCTGATCGGTATGTGATTGGGACTTGTCCTAGATGTGGATTTGAAGAGGCTCGAGGCGATGAATGTATGAAGTGTGGAGCAAGCTATGAGACGAGTGATTTAAAAAAGCCTCGTTCAAAAATCACAGGAAAATCTCTTGGTTGGAAAAAAACGACTCATTGGTTTATGCGTTTTGATCGGTTTAAAGAACAATTAGCTTCCTTTATTTCAAATCGTTCTTGGAAAGCAAACGTCGTGCATTTTGCTCAAGCCTATCTTGATGATCTTCGTCCCCGTGCGATTACACGTGATCTTGAATGGGGCATCCCTGTCCCTTTAAAAGAAGCTGTAGGTAAAGTATTTTATGTGTGGTTTGATGCTCCAATTGGCTATATTAGTGCGACACAGGATTGGGCTAAGGAAAGAGGAAACCCAGAGGCTTGGAAAAGCTATTGGTGTGACCCACAGACAAAATATGTACAATTTATAGGAAAAGATAATATTCCTTTTCATGCCATATTTTTCCCTGCTATGATTCTGGGACAGAACTCTCCTTATAAGCTTGTTGATGACTTAGTAGCTAATGAATTTTATAATTTTGAAGGAAGACAGTTTAGCAAGTCTGAAGGTTGGGTGATTGATATAGAGGATTTTTTTTCTTATTTTCATTCTGATCAAATTCGCTATGTGATTGCTGCTAATGCCCCTGAAACAAGCGATACGGAGTTTACTTGGAGAGATTTTCAAACTCGCTGCAATAGTGAGCTTCTTGGTAAATTAGGGAATCTAGTCAATAGAGTACTCATCTTTGTACAGAATCATTGTAATAGACGCATTCCTCAATATGAAAGAATGCAAGACATAGACCATCGTTTTCTAGAGAAAATCAATGAATTGACTGATGATATAGAACATGCCTATGCTGCGTATAAAATGCGACGTGCTAGTCAGCTGATTATGGAACTCGCACAAATAGGGAATACCTATTTTGATGCAAAAACTCCTTGGAAAGATATCAAAGACCAAAAATATTCATCTTTACAGACAACAATAGGACTCTCTTTTGTTTTGCTTAAGGCATTAGCTCTTACTTCATTTCCAATTATGCCACAAACTGGAGAAAAAATTTGGAAAATGATAGGTTTTCAAAAACCTTTGGAATTATATTCATGGAAAACTGTTATTGAAATGTCTTGTGAAATAGGCAAGGTACTTCCGGTTCCTTCACTTCTTTTTCAGAAAGTTGAAGATGAGATTATTGAAATGCAAATCAATAAAATCAGAGACGTTAAAAAAAAATGCATCTAG
- the groL gene encoding chaperonin GroEL (60 kDa chaperone family; promotes refolding of misfolded polypeptides especially under stressful conditions; forms two stacked rings of heptamers to form a barrel-shaped 14mer; ends can be capped by GroES; misfolded proteins enter the barrel where they are refolded when GroES binds): MTAKDIKYKEEARQKILKGVKTLAEAVKVTLGPKGRNVVIDKSFGAPQVTKDGVTVAKEIELEEKHENMGAQMVKEVASKTADQAGDGTTTATVLAEALYTTGLKNIAAGANPMDLKRGIEKAVKTVVEELRKIAKPVSNQKEIAQVATISANNDEEIGAIIAKAMEKVGKNGTITVEEAKRFETTLDVVEGMNFDRGYLSAYFTTNPDTQEAVLEDAFVLIYEKKISAIKELLPILQSVVESGRPLLIISEDVEGEALATLVVNRLRAGLKVCAVKAPGFGDRRKAMLEDIAILTNGQVISEELGMKLENTTIDMLGKVKKVVVKKEETTLIEGSGSKKDIEARCQQIQRQIEESTSDYDKEKLQERLAKLSGGVAVIYVGAATEIEMKEKKDRVEDAQHATKAAVEEGILPGGGTAFVRCIPEVQKLANSLEHDERIGAMIVANALSAPLKQIAENAGQEGSIIFQKVLSLSTNEGYNALLDEFVDMIKNGILDPMKVARSAIESAASISAMLLTTEAIIAEIPDEKQQAMPMPSGMDY; this comes from the coding sequence ATGACAGCAAAAGATATCAAATATAAAGAAGAAGCAAGACAAAAGATTCTCAAAGGGGTAAAAACTCTAGCTGAAGCTGTTAAAGTCACTTTAGGTCCGAAAGGCCGAAATGTCGTGATTGACAAATCTTTTGGAGCACCTCAAGTGACTAAAGACGGTGTAACCGTTGCTAAAGAAATTGAGCTTGAAGAGAAGCATGAAAATATGGGCGCACAGATGGTGAAAGAGGTTGCGAGCAAAACAGCTGATCAAGCTGGTGATGGCACAACCACAGCCACTGTTTTAGCTGAAGCCCTTTATACTACAGGGTTAAAAAACATAGCTGCCGGAGCTAATCCTATGGATCTAAAGCGTGGGATTGAAAAAGCTGTAAAAACGGTAGTGGAAGAGTTAAGAAAAATTGCTAAACCTGTCTCAAACCAAAAAGAAATTGCTCAAGTGGCTACCATTTCAGCTAATAATGATGAGGAAATCGGTGCTATTATTGCCAAGGCAATGGAAAAAGTGGGTAAAAATGGAACCATTACTGTTGAAGAAGCTAAACGTTTTGAAACAACCCTTGATGTTGTGGAAGGAATGAACTTCGATCGTGGCTATCTTTCTGCTTATTTTACAACAAATCCAGATACTCAAGAGGCAGTTCTAGAAGATGCATTTGTCTTGATTTATGAAAAAAAGATTTCTGCTATAAAAGAATTACTTCCTATTCTTCAATCAGTTGTTGAATCAGGACGCCCCCTATTAATTATCTCTGAAGACGTTGAAGGAGAGGCACTCGCAACACTTGTTGTGAATCGTCTTCGTGCTGGTCTAAAAGTATGTGCTGTTAAAGCACCTGGTTTTGGTGATCGACGTAAAGCAATGCTTGAAGACATTGCGATCTTGACAAATGGACAAGTGATTAGCGAAGAGCTTGGCATGAAGCTTGAAAATACAACAATAGATATGCTTGGAAAAGTAAAAAAAGTTGTAGTAAAAAAAGAAGAAACCACTCTTATAGAAGGTAGTGGTTCTAAAAAAGATATTGAAGCACGTTGTCAACAGATTCAGCGTCAGATTGAAGAGAGCACATCTGATTACGATAAAGAAAAACTACAAGAAAGGCTTGCTAAACTTTCTGGTGGTGTAGCTGTGATTTACGTTGGTGCTGCTACAGAAATTGAAATGAAAGAAAAAAAAGACCGTGTAGAAGATGCTCAACACGCAACTAAAGCTGCGGTTGAAGAGGGTATCCTTCCTGGAGGAGGAACTGCATTTGTACGTTGTATTCCAGAAGTGCAAAAGCTTGCTAATTCCCTTGAGCATGATGAACGCATTGGAGCTATGATTGTGGCAAATGCGCTTTCTGCGCCTTTAAAACAAATTGCTGAAAACGCAGGACAAGAAGGATCTATTATCTTTCAAAAAGTATTAAGCCTTTCTACAAATGAAGGATACAATGCTTTGCTTGATGAATTTGTAGATATGATCAAAAATGGAATTCTTGATCCAATGAAAGTCGCACGTTCAGCAATTGAAAGTGCAGCTTCAATTTCTGCTATGTTGCTTACAACCGAAGCAATTATTGCTGAAATTCCAGACGAAAAACAACAAGCCATGCCCATGCCAAGTGGAATGGATTATTAA
- a CDS encoding DMT family transporter produces the protein MFKPYSIEPYNGFMWLGLLFAISACFLWGWIFVIPSFLSDFSGLEVVLGRYFVYGLISAILFFKGGLNKARQISKMIWIKALTFAFFSNIIYYLGIIIGLRFASPSLTILIASMSPVAVALYGNWYAREIVFTSMIFPVLCILSGLIIVNIAEIDWTFSSNSLEGYLLGFFAAVISLLAWSWYAVHNARFLKRNPHIDVTEWTSIIGIATLFWACLTTIFFAFIIEKEIDISRFIHFSQETMRFTIAALILGGICSWLPCYLWNRASLYLPVSLMGPFLIFESIFGILLVFSFESHLPSLLEVFGMSTMLGGIILSIIAFRKQLNKKA, from the coding sequence TTGTTTAAACCATATTCTATTGAGCCTTATAATGGATTCATGTGGTTAGGATTGTTATTTGCGATATCTGCATGCTTTTTATGGGGATGGATTTTTGTCATTCCTAGTTTCCTTTCTGACTTTTCTGGGCTAGAAGTTGTCTTGGGTCGCTATTTTGTTTATGGATTGATTTCAGCGATCTTGTTCTTTAAAGGAGGGTTGAATAAAGCACGCCAAATTTCTAAAATGATTTGGATTAAAGCACTGACATTTGCATTTTTCTCTAATATTATTTACTACCTAGGTATTATCATTGGATTGCGTTTCGCTTCTCCTTCTTTAACCATCCTAATTGCTAGTATGTCTCCAGTTGCAGTTGCATTATATGGAAATTGGTATGCACGAGAGATCGTCTTTACAAGTATGATTTTTCCTGTTTTATGTATTTTATCTGGCTTAATTATTGTAAATATTGCGGAAATTGACTGGACTTTTTCTTCAAATTCTCTTGAAGGATATCTCTTAGGATTTTTTGCAGCAGTGATTTCTCTATTAGCTTGGAGTTGGTATGCTGTACATAATGCACGCTTTTTAAAACGCAATCCGCATATCGATGTCACTGAATGGACATCAATCATTGGGATAGCTACTTTGTTCTGGGCATGTCTCACAACCATCTTTTTTGCCTTTATCATAGAAAAAGAGATCGATATTTCGAGATTTATCCATTTTTCTCAGGAAACAATGCGCTTTACTATTGCTGCTCTGATTCTTGGGGGGATTTGTTCTTGGTTGCCTTGTTATTTATGGAATCGCGCTAGCCTTTACTTACCTGTCTCTCTTATGGGTCCATTTTTAATTTTTGAATCGATTTTTGGGATCCTTCTCGTTTTTTCTTTCGAATCTCATCTTCCATCTCTCCTTGAAGTTTTTGGCATGAGTACAATGCTCGGAGGGATTATTTTATCGATTATTGCTTTTCGTAAGCAGCTCAATAAAAAGGCTTAA
- a CDS encoding ATP-dependent RecD-like DNA helicase, with amino-acid sequence MDQIFGYVERVTFTNSENGFTVARLQQSRKKELTTIVGTMPTLTPGENLRLIGEWKKHVTHGIQFIVSEYFIEKPTDLLGIQKYLESGMVRGIGPIYAERIVKIFGEQTLDIIDQSPDFLIKVNGIGQKRIEKIKSCWQAQKSIRNVMIFLQKYGISSIFAQKLYKLYGNETVSYLQANPYMLAREMRGIGFKSADKIAEKLGFPKDAHQRIDSGIEYLLTELADQGHVCYPLDELCSKAQEILEIHPQERIQTLQNEGHIVISEGNVWLKRLWIAETGIARELDRLMNHRSHLRQIDTEKAISWVEKTLNIQLAKKQKTAIEYALKKKIHIITGGPGTGKSTIINAILAITKQLSQFIILAAPTGRAAKRMSEITKQEATTIHSLLQFDFIKKGFKRNRDNPLHCDLIVIDEASMIDTNLMYGLLKAIPGHARLIIVGDVYQLPSVGPGLVLKDMIDSQIISVTALNEIFRQAAGSRIITNAHKINAGEFPDLTTEKTSDFFFLKGEEPESILDKIIELISKRLPKSYHLNPIEDIQVLAPMKRGPIGIENLNVILQKILNPQKNMIPHGAGYLGIGDKVMQIRNDYKKEVYNGDIGRIKMINQEDQELIINYEGHLVTYPFCDLDELVLAYATSIHKYQGSESPCVVIPIHTTHFMMLQRNLLYTAVTRGKKIVILIGTGKAIGIAVSNNETLKRHTGLKEALIQKTF; translated from the coding sequence ATGGATCAGATCTTCGGTTATGTTGAACGAGTTACATTTACAAATTCTGAAAATGGTTTTACAGTTGCACGACTACAGCAATCACGTAAAAAAGAACTCACCACCATTGTGGGTACCATGCCTACTCTTACTCCAGGTGAAAATCTTCGCTTAATAGGTGAATGGAAAAAACATGTCACACATGGGATTCAATTCATTGTTTCAGAGTATTTTATCGAAAAGCCTACAGATTTATTAGGAATCCAAAAATATCTTGAATCCGGTATGGTTAGAGGGATAGGTCCTATCTACGCTGAACGGATTGTAAAAATATTCGGAGAACAAACCCTTGATATTATTGATCAATCTCCCGACTTCTTGATTAAAGTGAATGGAATTGGACAAAAACGGATCGAAAAAATCAAATCCTGTTGGCAGGCACAAAAATCTATCCGTAATGTGATGATATTTCTGCAAAAATATGGAATTAGTTCTATTTTTGCTCAAAAATTATATAAATTATATGGAAATGAAACTGTCTCTTATCTTCAAGCGAATCCCTATATGCTTGCTAGAGAGATGCGAGGGATTGGATTTAAATCAGCAGATAAAATTGCAGAAAAATTAGGCTTTCCTAAAGATGCGCATCAACGGATAGACTCAGGAATTGAGTACTTACTTACTGAATTAGCCGATCAGGGCCATGTGTGCTATCCACTTGATGAGTTATGCTCAAAAGCTCAAGAAATATTGGAAATTCATCCTCAAGAAAGAATTCAAACATTACAAAATGAAGGACATATCGTCATTTCCGAAGGAAACGTTTGGTTAAAAAGGCTTTGGATTGCTGAAACAGGCATTGCTCGTGAACTAGATCGACTCATGAATCATCGAAGCCATCTTAGACAGATCGATACAGAAAAGGCAATCAGTTGGGTAGAAAAAACACTAAATATTCAATTAGCTAAAAAACAAAAAACGGCTATTGAATATGCTCTTAAAAAAAAAATTCATATCATCACTGGAGGACCCGGAACAGGCAAAAGTACGATCATAAATGCCATTCTTGCGATTACTAAGCAGCTAAGCCAATTTATTATCCTAGCAGCTCCAACAGGAAGAGCAGCGAAACGTATGAGTGAAATTACCAAACAAGAAGCGACTACTATTCATAGTCTTTTACAATTTGACTTCATTAAAAAAGGGTTTAAACGCAATAGAGATAATCCTCTTCATTGTGACTTAATTGTGATTGATGAAGCAAGTATGATTGATACAAATCTCATGTATGGTCTCCTTAAAGCTATTCCTGGGCATGCGCGACTGATTATTGTAGGAGATGTCTACCAATTACCTAGTGTGGGACCAGGACTTGTTTTAAAAGATATGATTGATAGTCAAATAATCTCTGTGACTGCATTAAACGAAATATTTAGACAAGCCGCCGGTTCTCGTATTATTACAAATGCCCACAAAATTAATGCTGGGGAGTTTCCTGATTTAACTACAGAAAAAACATCAGACTTTTTCTTTCTTAAAGGTGAAGAGCCTGAATCTATCCTTGATAAAATCATCGAGCTAATTTCAAAAAGGTTACCTAAAAGTTATCATCTTAATCCAATCGAAGATATTCAAGTACTGGCCCCAATGAAACGCGGTCCAATTGGGATAGAAAATCTAAATGTCATTTTACAGAAAATACTCAATCCACAAAAAAATATGATCCCCCATGGAGCAGGCTACTTGGGGATTGGTGATAAAGTCATGCAAATTCGCAATGATTATAAAAAAGAAGTCTATAATGGAGATATTGGACGTATTAAAATGATTAACCAAGAAGACCAAGAATTGATTATAAACTATGAAGGTCATCTAGTGACTTATCCTTTCTGTGATCTTGATGAATTAGTTTTAGCTTATGCTACCTCTATCCATAAATATCAAGGAAGCGAATCCCCTTGCGTAGTGATTCCTATTCATACGACTCACTTTATGATGCTCCAAAGAAATCTCCTTTATACAGCTGTAACTAGAGGTAAGAAAATCGTAATTCTTATTGGCACTGGAAAAGCGATTGGCATCGCTGTTTCTAATAATGAAACTCTTAAAAGACATACTGGCCTCAAAGAAGCCCTAATTCAAAAAACTTTCTAA